The following nucleotide sequence is from Scyliorhinus torazame isolate Kashiwa2021f chromosome 4, sScyTor2.1, whole genome shotgun sequence.
CCCTACGCTGTGTGCCTGGTGAACAGAACCCACCAGAGGCGCACAGTTGAGTACAGCTCCTGGGGAGAGAGTCATGTACAGGCAGTAGGAGGGGGTAGCTGAGGGGAATTCTATTGTTTCTTTTTCCCAGAGGATCTTTCAGAAACCTGAGTCACTGGCAGGGCGGATTCAACCAGAGCCCGCCTTGCCAGCATGACATCATGGGACCTAACACCTCGGCTTCTTTTCACATGGTGTAAAAAATACAATGGGAGGAGCGGGCAAGGCAGCCCTTTGACTTTCTATTCGAGATAACTCTTTGAAAAAACACCTGGACAATTCTGCCCAGCATTTCAGTTTGACAACCTTTCATCAGAACCGTGAAAAGTTAGGAATGTAATAGGTTTCCAGTATGTGgaatagtgggggaggggagaaaagGAGCAAAAGGGAATGTCTGTGATAGGGTTGAAGACAGGGAAGATTAAATGATGAGAGCTTGTGGTAACAAAATGTGTGACAAGTAAAGAAGCAAACAATGTGCCTGGaggctgattgaatggcagaatggTGAACAGCTGCCATCCAAAAGCAAAAAATGGGAGATAAATAAGAGAGCAGAAAGAAAACCAgcaaaagaaaaggaaacaaaatggaggCAGTGGTTACAGTCTCAAATTGTTGAACTCAGCGTGAGAACTGGATTTGAATTGATGTCTGCTACAAAGCAAGCAGCTTGATATCGCTCTTTCCAACATGCTGAAGGCAGATGTCCGTCATATTGTTGATGAGTAAAATCTTGGGATGACAGCAGTTAGAAAGTGTCACCCGTTTTCAGCTGTGAATATTGGAAGTGTGGCAGCTACTGTAGTCAGGTACTGTAAGTATTTTGGCCTGTTATTTGCTTATTGGAATGTTTAGCTTGAGGAATGTTTGTCAGATCTCATTTAAATTTATTTATAAATAGAACGGTCCAAGGAACTATACTCCATCCTTGCTGGAACCTTCTATCGTGATTCTTTCCCCTCTCAAAGATTCCAAATttattggtgggggaggggggggtggggtataCAGAATTGGTCTGAGGGAGGGATCTGGCTGAGCAGTAAACTTCCCCATGAAGAATGTAAAAAAAGTCTAAAATGCAGTTTGCTGGGCCTCTTCTGGCTCTTGATCCAGTTGGCAGGTTTAGCCTGGCGAGAAAAACCCCTGGTTAGGCCTCCAGTTAAAGTAGCAGCTCAGACTCTAATGATATCATTGGAGTCTGATTTGATATTTAAATAGGACCCTGCCAGTTTTGGGCCTGCTGACCAAGCAACATGTTTAATTGTAATAGGTCTGGTTAGGGCGGAAAAGGAGtagatacgggcagcacggtagcacaagtgattagcactgtggcttcacagcgccagggtcccaggttcgattccccgctgggtcactgtctgtgcggagtttgcacgttctccccgtgtcctgcgtgggtttcctccgggtgctccggtttcctcccacagtccaaagacgtgcaggttaggtggattggccatgataaattgcccttagtgtccataagggttgggaggggttattgggttgcggggataaggtggaagtgagggattaatgtgggtcggtgcagactcgatgggccgaatggcctccttctgcactgtatgttctatgtaatctatgtaatctataagTCTTCCACTACATTTGATCCATCCCCCTCAGTGAAGGACGGAAGTCCCATTTGGCCCTTGTTTAGCCTCCCCACAGTGCATTATGGCTGTGTTATGGGTCAGCATAGAGTATGTTGGCTCCATGCCAACTTTGCTTCcaggattggtggtggggggggggggggaggggagaatgacACCGGTGAGCCATTCACGTTCCAATATTATTCAGACCATAGTATTATAGAATCGTaggatctacagtgcagaaggaggcattcggcccttcgagtctgcgccggcccttggaaagagcaccctacttaagcccacatcttcacTCTATCCccttgaccccacctaacctttttcgacactaaggacaatttagcatggccaatccacctaacatgcatatctttggtctatgggaggaaaccggagcacccggaggaaacccacgcaaacacagggagaacatgcagactccgcacagacagtgatccaagccgggaattgaatctgggacgttggagctgtgaagcaacaatgctaaccactgtgctaccgtgccgcccattttagGCAAGAGAATACCTTTAGTTTATGTTATACATATCCGTATTACTTCCATGGTGCATTTCAAATAAACACTTCAGAAAATCTATATAATCAGCCTCATTACTGTTACTAATAAATCTCACTCCTAATCTTTACCCAGTATGGCAACGTTTTATATGAACATGTAGTTTTCATCAAAACCTCAAGGAATTCTACACTATTTAAAAACTTCATCAGCTAAGTATGTACTCATTTTAAGGACTTTAAGGAGATAGTTTCCGTCAACCTTAGCTTCGTCCAAAAATGAAAATAATAAATGAATGAAATTGTATTTTAGATTCAGGAGCAGGGAATGATTGAAAAATATGGTGGAGATCCATCCGGCAGGACTTACTCCACCCACTTGATGCACCACATGGATCTACAGTGAACCATGGAAGGCTCTGGATGTTTCAGACAGAAGATTTACTTGAATTTTACAACTAATGAAATTCCCATCAAACAATTTAGAAAACTAATCAATTTCCCATTTTgcattatagaatctctacagtgcaggaggagaccattcagcccatcgagtctagaccgaccctccgaaagggcactctacccaaGTCCACTGCCCTGATCACCACGCCCTATTGCCATAACCCTGTATCCTAACTTGCATATCCTtgggcactgagggcaatttaacatggccaatgcacctaactgcacatctttggactgtgggaggaaaccagaggaaacccacaaaatcacccaatgccggaatttaaccgggatccctggcactgtgaagcagcagtgctaaccactgtgccaccatgatgatCTAATTGTCACCTGTGTAAAGATTTGGTCATGTAAAATCCTCCAGCCTACCCATTTACCATGACTCGCTGTTTTCTGTCCTTACAAGCCAATTTTCTTATCCAACTGGATACTGACCCTCTTATCTCTTGAGCCTCAACTTGTTAACCGGAATTCTACGTTGTACATTGTCGAACACTTTTTAAAATACCATAGACAAAATCCACTGCAGCCTTTCCATCAATTTCTCTGTTACTCAGTAAATTCAGTTCGGTGAGCAATATATCTTTTACAGATCTGTGCGAGCTATTCTcaattaactcaaacctctccaagttTCTGTTGATTTTTTCCCCCTCATTTTAACCAGAAATAAAATCACTGTTAAAATGACGACACATAAAAATATTTAAACAATCAACCTTCCTCCTGCCGGTTACAAAAGAAAGCTTTTTCATTTTTCCGAAAATTGATCTAAAAGATCGTCTTGTTCCCCTAAGTGATTCTATATAAAACCTGTTCAAGCGATGGGCAGCTCAGAAATACGAATAGAGGTCTGTGAGGGTTACCACAGTGTGTTGGAAGCATCAGTAGCTGCTAAACCCAGAGCTACGATATCTTCTGGTACTTACACAGAGTTGGGTCTGGAGCCAATTATCAAAGGGCTCTTTTGGCAGGCACATTACACTGTGCAGTACTTTCCTTTTTAATTAGATTTGGTTTCATTTCTCAACCCCTTTCCCATAAATGGTCATCACCCGTGAATACTTGATATAAATTATTTACAGAGTGCTCTCGAAACGTCTGAAAGGAAGTTGCATCAACAGTCATTTGGTTCTAGTGTGCGTGCTGTAAAGATGGACAAATATAGGACGGTGCTGAATTTAGTGCTCAAGCAACATGCTACCCTAGGATACGGCTTTCTGGCCTTACTAACAGCTGGGGGAGAACAACTGTTCTCTGTTGTCGTTTTCAGCTGTCCCTGTAACTCATGGAACTTTGCCTACAGCATGGTTTTTCTTTTCATCCCAGCCCTGGTGTTATTTTTACTGGGATACTTCATAAGCAACAGAACCTGGAAGCTATGTACTGGCTGTTGCATCAATCAAGCAAGGCATTGCCCGAAAAGAATCCTCTGTCGTGGCATAAAGATTTTTGTGCAAATCACAGTGGGTGCTTTAGTAGCCCCCATAACATGGATTTCTGTTGCTTTGCTGAATGGCACTTTCTATGAATGTGGTATGTCCGGCTATTACAGTGAGCACCTCTTAAAGGCAATCTGCAATAACAAACCCAATGACTGTCAGTCCAATCTTTATAAACTGCCTTGTGGTCGCACAGCATTGCCTCTGTCCACCGGGGAAGATATTCGCGTTACCCTGTTTGCGCACTCTCAGGTAAGACATACTTTGGATGATATAAGTTAGTCACTATATAGTCACTATATTTTCTTCTGTGCCAAATTATGTGAAAACTTTGCTTTTACATTTAGCTGAAGAGAAATATACATTTATAACATTTGATATTACTATATACATATACAACAGCAAATAGAATGCATGAGAAGCCTAAGTGATTTGGTACTCAAGGCTAATACTCAACATAAGGGGCGTGTCTGAGAAGGAAACATGTCTCAACCTGCCCTGAAGAAAATTGGATGCCTTAATTCTGGTTTGGCTAATATCCTGTCAGAGAGTAAGATAAATCCTATCGTATTCGCCACTCTGGCCTGGGATGAACATTAATTGGAGGATGGTTATTATTTTTTGCCATTTGGCACGTTCCAATGTAAATTAACGTGATAGCTAGAGTGTCTTTGGGCTTCATTCTGTTTTTGGCATGACTTCTTCATAGCTAAAAATGTATGCTTTGGGTGAAATCCAAAGATTAAGAATTATCTTGAATTTGTGCATGGTTGCATATTGATACTTAATCACTTCTATTCAGGCAAAGGCTCAGTACATTTTCAGGAAATGAACTCAGCAAAACCACATTATAGATGGAATACATTAGCCTCGTGCCTATTATGTCAACTGAGAAAAACGGATATCAATTTCCCATCCCCAAGTAATACTAGGTAAATTattaataaaatcagaaaatgctggaaatatgcaaCTGGTGAGACCTATTGCAATTTAAGCTTAACTTTGATTAATATTGATGACTATGGTAACAATGTGTGTTACATTAAGGTGTTCAAGCTGAAAAGCATTTGGGTAAACAGGCAGACAGACCAGATTACGAATTGCAATACCCATCTGGAATTTGTATTTAGTGCCATCAGATTATGGAACAAAAGGGCCAAATTAACAGACCAGAATAAAAGGCCACTTTATTTGCTGTGCTCCGAGGCACCACTACTAATTCTTCGATTCCACTAATTTAAAACGCCTGTGATCTTTCCTGTCACTATGCCACCACTTGTCCTCAATTGCAATTTGATGCTGTGTCTTTAATTCTTCAAAATAGAAAAGTAAGTTGTTGTACTGGCTGTTTCTGATCTGCTGCCAGGCTCTTCCTGTCTGTTCCTTTCCTCAATTTGGAATTGTAAAACAATGGCAGAAGATTGCATTTCTGAAGTAATGGGAAATTTATGTGAAGCAGAATTTTCAGGAGTTACCAGATGTGAGTTCATTTGAAGCATACCAATGTTGAATTTCAATGATTCCACCAGAACTAATTTCAGAATGGTTGTATTTTCTTTTCAAGTAAGGCTTGTACATGTACAAACTTTCAGTTTGAACCTGGTTCTATCATGCATTGTACCTCACAGTTTATGCACATGCATAGATTGCACAGTTTAAACAAGATAGACATTTTAAAATCcttttattaaacatggaaaacaATTTCAGGATCACTACAATTAGACTTCTTGCCTTGGTATCATAACTTTTATCCATAGATCAAAAAAAATGGCTCTACGCCTCTGCACTTGTAGGGGCTCTGTGATCCTCCCTACCAATTTTCTTCTTTCCATTCCAGTCAGGAGTGCCTTAACACCTCATGCTTTACATTTTGTCAACTTCAATCAGCAGATTCAATTGTTTAATTTTTATAGAATTCAACCTCATATGCGGAGACTATTGCTGATTGAATGCATTGTGTATGATGAGAATATGAAGTGCATTTATATTTTCTTGCACATAGGTGATTGGATGGAGCCTGATAGCAGCCATCACGGTTTTCACTCTGGCCTCTACCTGCATTGTACGCTGTTGCTCTCCTGTCAGCTTCCTCCAATTGCAGTTTTGGAAAAAGTACAAGGAAAAGGAGAATGAGCTGTTTGAGCAGAAATCAGCCGAACATGCCAAACAACTGGCGGAGCGAAATCTGAAAAGCTTCTTTGAATCCGAAGGACCAAAGGAGATCAAAACCCCAAGCAGGGAAGCATGGGAGGAGATTTCCCTGCTATACACTTTCAGCAAAAATGAAGAGTACTACAGCACGATACACAAATATGCAGAAAGAAAGCCAGGTGCCAACCAGGCATCATCCTCTACGATCAACATGGATGTGCCTGCTGTACTGGACTTTGTTGATGGTGTTAAAAATTCTGTTGACACACATGTTTGAGAATGCTCAGGCAACAGTAATTTCAGTATTTCTATGCCTTGCCCCCTTGCCTGAAATAAGTTGTGTTATTATGCTTGCTTACCAAAATTATGTGGCAATATTTATAGAAGATTTATCTTATTCGACAAGTACGGGCACTTTTACAACATTATTTTTATTACATTTTATATATTTTATACACTTGTACACAAACCCTTTTACTGAGAGTGTGAGTAGCACATTGTGTTAAGGAATAGCTTTGCCATCTGATGGAGGTTGGTTCTGACGCTTGCCAGAGAGGAGCAGGTCTCTTCTGTCTAGTGGGTTGTGCCATGAAATACGCTGATGGTATCTGATAGGGTATCCGGACTTGAAACATCAGtttgtgggggtgtatagtttgGTTTTTGGAATGGTTTGAGGAGTcacgtgaaaccccagtgagagtaacaAGCCCAATtgtcgtgtaacaattattaaagactatttattgaaTTAAAGAAAAGATAACTACAAATGGAGAGGATTACAATGCTGTAGGACAATTAAGTATATAAACCACTAAATACACGCACAGTTTATGTAGCGTACACCTGGTTCCAAAATATACCTAGGTCCCTGAACACCTTAAGATTTCCCctttttccaaacaacatccaaattaaataactcTAGAAATCAAATCCAGCTTACAGTTACCACACAATATAGGGCTGATAACCAAGTCTGGGAAACATCTCCTGGTCCAGTGGCATCAGGGGTGCTAGGGTACCACCATGCCCAGCGTCCGACCACCCTGGGGCCTCTGATtgcttgggagaccccccccccccccccaagtgcaattacgtctggtccacatttgtgaaaaccagtgctaaatggtggcaCGGCAAGGTCTTCTAGGCACGGATGTTCGATCCCGCACCTTGGGATACTCTGGCACAGACATATTCAGGTGAGggttaactgctcacttgaatacgcAAATCTGGATccagcccagtgagggtgagattcggatctcgttagatctcgcgaggcatcccGAGTgccgtaaatctcacgagaggcgacTCGTGAGATTTAACAGCCACATCACATCACCGGAAAGGACATGACGACACTGTAGGTTCACACCCTTATTCTGTATATATATCCCCAAATTGCCTCAGTATCTAACACACGGCCTAAAGCGTAAGCCACTGAACTAATTGATACATTGCCAAATAGCGATTGTGAGGATAATATCTCTAAATTACACAATTGCCTAAATTAACATGTCAGTATAGACTTTATTCATGGGAGGGTATTAGTAGTTTGGGTGGGGAAGAAATTTCTCTTTGGCAGGAGccaactgaagtcaatggaaatgaaaatggggccgcacggtggcacagtcgttagcactgctgcctcacagctccagggacccagattcaattccagacacgggtgactgtctgtgcggagtttgcacattctccccatgtttgcgtgggtttcctccgggtgctccggtttcctcccacatttcaaagatgtgcaggttaggtggattggccatgctaaattgtccaaaaggttagatggggttactgggtacagggataggggggaggcATCGGCTTAAGTAAGGCGCTCGttgcaaggggcggtgcagactcgatgggccgaatggcctccttctgcactgtagggattctatgctattAAAATCAAAGAGAATTTGAATTGGAAGCTGATTCTCTGCTGGCTGAGGAAAAAATGACCATTGTAAGAGACTCAGTTTGAAGCTATAGAAAGCCGAAAAATATCTTGGCTCAAATGTTCAAAAAGGGTAGGCCTAGGAAATAAAATGTGGCCTAAATCGGTTAGCACTTTTCACTTTTCCTGGAATCTTTTATCTCCTTCAATTAAGTTCAATTAAATTTTATGCTGAACTGATGTTTTGTAATGATACAATTTTACTGAGCGAAAACTGCAGTGTTCATTAACATAGTGTTATTATTCACATGTTATGTCATAGCTTCAAGGTACAACAAACTTATAAACATTCTATTTCAGATAGGAAGATCAGTAACCAcgagaaaaaaaaattatttaaatagaTATCTATATATTTATAATTCAAAATATATTTTTAGTTTATCAGATAGAGCCTTAAAGATCATATCGTTAGCTCGGATCTTGCTCAGATCTGCTCCCACTCCCCCCCTATATTTTCACCACAAACATAAACAACATTTGCCCCCTCCACTTCCAGTGACCTTGTGGCAGCAGAGTGGGAGCTGCTCTGAGGGAATTTCTGGCCATAATGCCAATTTAAACTTAAAGTTTTAACATTAGTTAATATATTCTTATTTTTCTCAACACTTCATAAGCTGGTACCTTGTTATCTTGTCAGATGATAAGGTAAAAATGACAAAAGTACGAGAACAAAGCCTAAAATCAAAGTTTGTCCAGGAATATAACTATTTGATTTGTTAACCTGTGACATTATGAAGAAAGAAGGTAAATCCAGTATATATTTATTGAAAGAAAGTGTATTGGATTGCCTGTGCAGTATAGAATATGTTTACATGTTTATTTGCATTTAATTGACTATTCATTTATACAGTTGTAAGAATTATACTGAGAAGACAAATAAAGTGTTCCATTTAATTTGCTATAAGCAAAAATCTATTTTTATTGATATATGTGCTGCTAATATAcaccccatttagtattttatgctgaataaaaattatttaattaATTATTTGAACTACGACTATTTATTGTAAATGCCTGTGAACTTATTTTTGGTTGATAGCAATTTGTCTTCCAGTATATGGTACTGTGAAAAGGAGAAACATGAATTGCCACAAATACACCTTCCTTTTTTGATCATGGCTGGTATTTAATGGCTGGAGAGCCATTGGGATCTGCGTATTGCTTTTCGGGAAGCCATGCTGCATTAAGTGTCAATCTGGCATTTAAATAGGGAGCAGTAAGGCTTCCCGGGATCAGGGACCAGAGAGCAGAGGTCTTGCCTGCTGagatctgccagccaatcagaggcctgcAGCACTACATTGCTCAACAACAccaccaaggagggtggctgctgcCAGTACTACATCCAACTGAGGCCCAGATTTGCTGATGGATCCAGAATTGGTGAGTGATAGGTTGTGGGATGGAGAGCACAGGGGAGGAGGGGTAGGGGATAGGGCTGGCAGAAAGGGGTTGGCTCTCAGTAGGCCGTTCCCATTCCAATGCAAGGTCCTCAATCAGGCACTAAGTGTTATTGAACAAGGCATCCTCCCAACCAATTAAAGGTACCGGGAAATGTAATACAAAATGAAACCTATATATAGAAGAGGGAAATGCTGGAAACATCTAGCAAGTTAGTCAGCACAAGAAAAGTAAGATTTTGGATCGGTTCAGCTCCGATGTAGAAGTAAATTTTGAATGCTAATCTATCCTCTTCACCAATGCTGACTGACTGACCACATAAGTCTTCCTGCTTTTATTTTAGATTTTTAGCATTTGCAGTTTTTCTAATTTTTCTGGAGTTTTCCTGGAATGCCTTAGTTATTAGTCACGAGTATCTCAAGGAGTCTTTGTTTAAAATCCTCTTTGGAGCTCGTGCATAAAAAAACAGCTCATGGTTAATTGGTCAGAATGGTTAAATGTTATAATAAAGCAACTGTTCTGCCAGCTTTTCCTGAGTCATTGAGCCAACATACTATTTGTTTATAAGAGTTGTGCTTTGCCGATCTTATGAACATAAAAAGCAGCATACACTAAGTAATTAAAAACTAAAGCATGATTAATAATTCAATTACTTTTCTCGCTGCAGTATGACACCATGGCCAAGAAATTCAATGGCATTGTGACAGTAATTTAGTTGAAAAATGGGGGCCGAAACATCCAATATGACAAAGAGGATGCACAGTATTTTTATCTGTTTGAAGTGGTCAACTTGATGGAAGTCTTTAATAACTGTTTGAAGCTTCCTTTGTAAAACTGGGCTTGACTGCATTTGGCACGGTTCTGGCTGTGTTCAGCTAAACGTTGTGTATGTGCAGCCTCACCAACAATCTTCAAAGGAACCATTTGAAGTTGCCTCCAGAAGGTAATTTATTTGatagttttttaaaatgtttttattaggcTTTTTCTTTTTATACAAAACAAAGATGAAAGTGAGCATACACATGTTACAATTCACATTTTATTTACAGCTTTGACTTGGCCTCTTTGTCTCAACTCCCCCTCTTTCTccagtccccctccccttcttgCTATCTAGTGTGTCTTCTTTGTTCGCTGGTTCATCAAACCTAAACCTATTGGGGTAGAGTAGTGCTACGTATGCTGCTTCATGTTAAGTTATTCTTATTAGGTTGTTCCTGTTCATAAGTATTTGATCTGGAGGGGGTGGGTTGAGTTCTATGTCTCTTTGTTCCCACCCTCCTTCCTTCTCTTCCTACCCCTCCCCCGTTTTCATTTGTGTCTATGGTTCTTCTGtggaccctccctccccctggCTTATTGGCTGCTGGCTACAAATAGGTCTTGGAACAGATTGGTGAATGGCCTGCATGTCTTCTGGAAGCCCTCTTCCCACCTCCGAACGGTGAATTAGATTTTTTCCATTTGGAGACATTCAGacaggtcggccagccagtctgcagctttgggtggtgctgctgatcgccaactgagcaggattcttcggcgggcgattagggaggcaaaggctagggcgtcggCTCTCCTCCCCATGAGGagacctggc
It contains:
- the LOC140410808 gene encoding calcium homeostasis modulator protein 5-like, yielding MDKYRTVLNLVLKQHATLGYGFLALLTAGGEQLFSVVVFSCPCNSWNFAYSMVFLFIPALVLFLLGYFISNRTWKLCTGCCINQARHCPKRILCRGIKIFVQITVGALVAPITWISVALLNGTFYECGMSGYYSEHLLKAICNNKPNDCQSNLYKLPCGRTALPLSTGEDIRVTLFAHSQVIGWSLIAAITVFTLASTCIVRCCSPVSFLQLQFWKKYKEKENELFEQKSAEHAKQLAERNLKSFFESEGPKEIKTPSREAWEEISLLYTFSKNEEYYSTIHKYAERKPGANQASSSTINMDVPAVLDFVDGVKNSVDTHV